One Streptomyces sp. NBC_01217 genomic region harbors:
- a CDS encoding (2Fe-2S)-binding protein gives MSNEDHNDQHGQREQPQHGGWQPTPQSGEYDAEATAFVHLPPEDLANIPLAAPGQGYVPPMIVPLTPAAGLDPAATGSWVVQTQSQQERERGTGAEQPAPGAVHWPDANQQQPQYGYEYPQAQQQQAQEQQEQYQETSAATGQWNFTEPTEFGGHTDHTDHGGHTDHGGHTDPGGHTDHGGHTDHGGHTDPGGQAGSVGHTGQWTIPVADGDLPEESGEFAASALASQWYADRTPPATLPGGAPAPWAPQQPAADPEPEPPVTSSVSYSAPEAAPEEPAAADTPAPGVDLAQIPADEAADFEPDTTTATPPDVPLQSTPPESQPLEAQPDETDLPEADLPDSQPVDSQLLDSQPVDVPSEHPAASYVLHVNGADRPVTDAWIGESLLYVLRERLGLAGAKDGCSQGECGACNVQVDGRLVASCLVPAATAAGSEVCTVEGLAVDGEPSDVQRALAKCGAVQCGFCIPGMAMTVHDLLEGNHAPSELETRQALCGNLCRCSGYRGVLDAVNEVIAGREALTDLASPDPASPGPDEARIPHQAAPGAGSVQPHPQDGGMA, from the coding sequence GTGAGCAACGAGGACCACAACGACCAGCACGGACAGCGGGAGCAGCCGCAGCACGGTGGCTGGCAGCCCACGCCGCAGAGCGGCGAGTACGACGCCGAGGCGACCGCCTTCGTCCACCTGCCGCCGGAGGACCTGGCGAACATCCCGCTGGCCGCGCCCGGCCAGGGCTACGTACCGCCGATGATCGTGCCGCTGACCCCCGCGGCCGGGCTCGACCCGGCGGCCACGGGCAGCTGGGTCGTGCAGACGCAGAGCCAGCAGGAGCGGGAGCGGGGTACGGGAGCGGAGCAGCCGGCCCCCGGCGCGGTGCACTGGCCGGACGCGAACCAGCAGCAGCCGCAGTACGGGTACGAGTACCCGCAGGCGCAACAGCAGCAGGCACAGGAGCAGCAGGAGCAGTACCAGGAGACGTCGGCGGCGACGGGCCAGTGGAACTTCACCGAGCCCACGGAGTTCGGCGGCCACACCGACCACACCGACCACGGCGGCCACACCGACCACGGCGGTCACACCGACCCCGGCGGCCACACCGACCACGGCGGTCACACCGACCACGGCGGCCACACCGACCCCGGCGGGCAGGCCGGCTCCGTCGGCCACACCGGCCAGTGGACGATTCCGGTCGCCGACGGTGACCTCCCGGAGGAGTCCGGCGAGTTCGCGGCCTCGGCCCTGGCCTCCCAGTGGTACGCGGACCGGACTCCGCCGGCCACGCTGCCGGGCGGTGCGCCCGCGCCCTGGGCGCCCCAGCAGCCGGCAGCGGACCCCGAGCCCGAGCCTCCCGTGACGTCCTCCGTGTCGTACTCGGCCCCCGAGGCGGCACCGGAGGAGCCCGCTGCCGCGGACACCCCCGCTCCAGGCGTGGACCTGGCACAGATCCCGGCGGACGAGGCGGCCGACTTCGAGCCGGACACGACGACCGCGACGCCCCCCGACGTACCCCTCCAGAGCACCCCGCCCGAATCCCAGCCGCTCGAAGCCCAACCCGACGAGACCGACCTCCCCGAAGCTGACCTCCCCGACTCCCAGCCCGTCGACTCCCAGCTCCTCGACTCCCAGCCCGTCGACGTCCCCAGTGAGCACCCTGCCGCCTCGTACGTCCTGCATGTGAACGGCGCCGACCGCCCCGTCACCGACGCCTGGATCGGCGAGTCGCTGCTCTACGTGCTCCGTGAGCGCCTCGGCCTTGCCGGTGCCAAGGACGGCTGCTCGCAGGGCGAGTGCGGTGCCTGCAACGTCCAGGTGGACGGCCGTCTGGTCGCCTCCTGCCTGGTCCCCGCTGCGACCGCGGCGGGCAGCGAGGTCTGTACGGTCGAAGGCCTGGCCGTTGACGGCGAGCCGTCCGACGTCCAGCGCGCCCTCGCCAAGTGCGGTGCCGTCCAGTGCGGCTTCTGCATCCCCGGCATGGCCATGACCGTCCACGACCTGCTGGAGGGCAACCACGCCCCAAGCGAGCTGGAGACGCGCCAGGCGCTCTGCGGCAACCTCTGCCGCTGCTCCGGCTACCGGGGCGTGCTCGACGCCGTGAACGAGGTCATCGCGGGCCGCGAGGCGCTCACCGACCTCGCCTCGCCGGACCCGGCGTCCCCGGGCCCCGACGAGGCCCGCATCCCGCACCAGGCCGCCCCCGGCGCCGGTAGTGTCCAGCCGCACCCGCAGGACGGAGGCATGGCGTGA
- a CDS encoding DUF6571 family protein has protein sequence MPTFEQLLNARLGPLDTAATQWTEMIGKLTALQTDASAMKTKADKSTWKGENATVTKEFVTKTAKEFSDAVTEAESVRDLLKDAHALLKFAQDDLKDTYENPPPGITIYPNGVLSHRVHPDHRSKDSTEPIATEAQFDALRSKLEGILQRANEVDELCAWGLRALIRNHPNDFGSTDLGGVADAKKMRAEEKQQAENGREAAKLYARWDYLDGKERERLLTLVEGGQDSPAFSAELMQNLSYNGREDQEALLLLAGGLEGGGRDGQVSATDARLYKALSGSLATATATATATATATGPDSPIGSPGGVTSAWTDRLVAMARDGNGLPDRHPGALKGGAAGWNALTHLMAADAGDSTYDPNVKGSSPWSKDKDDPVYSAAFLTEVGDSIREWETNDKDAYDGVMKNWQGTQEDPMKGLLNAMSRNPSASTHYFDPNTTDNLKYFMEDRHWPGGDVENKMPPESQYTSARAEFGAALEAAATGRAPGTPLHPIPAHHDGAQTAIFERVMDEYAEATKKDQSAVPLPMRVPMGDMIADYASDVHQILGKSMDGPTDFNNLDIDRGALTRIIRSTAEDPNAFGVIHNAQSTVIADGLDRFPADSYRKEDPELRAWIKQSAAVLGHIDGVRGDIIYDLGQAQKDANGWNKMMNYHIIGAPLTAIPIAGDAIQRTVDVGTAAYMNELNAKVDAETRNNMINHYDNGERQMYAMLRGTAMAKGIKESELDVSPGEYEDGLQPTAQQWYQSGIKDADMKMGQP, from the coding sequence ATGCCCACCTTCGAGCAGCTCCTCAACGCCAGACTCGGCCCGCTCGACACCGCCGCCACCCAGTGGACCGAGATGATCGGCAAGCTGACGGCCCTCCAGACCGATGCGTCGGCCATGAAGACCAAGGCCGACAAGTCCACCTGGAAGGGCGAGAACGCCACCGTCACCAAGGAGTTCGTCACCAAGACCGCGAAGGAGTTCAGCGACGCCGTCACCGAGGCCGAGTCCGTACGCGACCTCCTGAAGGACGCCCACGCCCTTCTCAAGTTCGCCCAGGACGACCTCAAGGACACCTACGAGAACCCGCCGCCGGGCATCACCATCTACCCCAACGGCGTCCTCAGTCACCGCGTCCACCCCGACCACAGGTCCAAGGACAGCACTGAACCCATCGCCACCGAAGCGCAGTTCGACGCACTGCGCAGCAAGCTCGAAGGCATCCTGCAGCGCGCCAACGAGGTCGATGAGCTCTGTGCCTGGGGTCTGCGGGCGCTGATCCGGAACCACCCCAACGACTTCGGCAGCACGGACCTCGGCGGTGTCGCCGACGCCAAGAAGATGCGTGCCGAGGAGAAGCAGCAGGCGGAGAACGGTCGCGAGGCTGCCAAGCTCTACGCCCGGTGGGACTACCTCGACGGCAAGGAGCGCGAGCGGCTTCTCACGCTCGTCGAGGGCGGGCAGGACTCGCCGGCGTTCTCCGCCGAGCTCATGCAGAACCTCAGCTACAACGGCCGCGAGGACCAGGAGGCGCTGCTGCTGCTCGCCGGCGGCCTGGAGGGCGGTGGCCGCGACGGCCAGGTCTCCGCCACCGATGCCCGCCTCTACAAAGCCCTGTCCGGTAGCCTCGCCACCGCCACCGCCACCGCCACCGCCACCGCCACCGCCACCGGCCCCGACTCCCCGATCGGGTCGCCCGGCGGCGTCACCTCCGCCTGGACCGACCGACTCGTCGCCATGGCCCGCGACGGCAACGGCCTGCCCGACCGGCACCCCGGGGCGCTCAAAGGCGGGGCTGCGGGCTGGAACGCCCTCACTCACCTGATGGCCGCCGACGCCGGAGACTCGACGTACGACCCGAACGTCAAGGGGTCCTCCCCCTGGAGCAAGGACAAGGACGACCCGGTCTACAGCGCAGCCTTCCTGACCGAGGTCGGCGACTCCATCCGCGAGTGGGAGACCAACGACAAGGACGCGTACGACGGCGTCATGAAGAACTGGCAGGGGACGCAGGAGGACCCGATGAAGGGCCTGCTGAACGCGATGAGCCGCAACCCGTCCGCCTCCACCCACTACTTCGACCCGAACACCACGGACAATCTGAAGTACTTCATGGAAGACCGGCACTGGCCCGGCGGAGACGTCGAGAACAAGATGCCGCCCGAGTCCCAGTACACCTCGGCTCGCGCCGAGTTCGGGGCAGCGCTGGAGGCGGCGGCGACCGGCCGGGCGCCGGGTACCCCTCTGCACCCCATTCCCGCCCACCACGACGGTGCGCAGACAGCGATCTTCGAGCGGGTGATGGACGAGTACGCCGAGGCGACGAAGAAGGACCAGAGCGCCGTCCCCCTCCCCATGCGCGTGCCCATGGGCGACATGATCGCCGACTACGCCTCCGACGTGCACCAGATACTTGGCAAGAGCATGGACGGGCCCACCGACTTCAACAACCTCGACATCGATCGGGGTGCCCTCACCCGGATCATCCGGTCCACGGCCGAGGACCCGAACGCCTTCGGCGTCATCCACAATGCGCAGAGCACGGTCATCGCCGACGGGCTCGACCGCTTCCCGGCGGACTCGTACCGGAAGGAGGACCCCGAGCTGCGTGCCTGGATCAAGCAGTCCGCGGCGGTACTGGGCCACATCGACGGTGTGCGAGGCGACATCATCTACGACCTCGGCCAGGCGCAGAAGGACGCGAACGGCTGGAACAAGATGATGAACTACCACATCATCGGCGCGCCCCTGACAGCCATCCCTATCGCTGGCGACGCCATCCAGCGCACGGTCGACGTCGGCACGGCCGCATACATGAACGAGCTGAACGCCAAGGTCGATGCCGAAACCCGCAACAACATGATCAACCACTACGACAACGGCGAGCGTCAGATGTACGCCATGCTGCGGGGGACAGCGATGGCAAAGGGGATCAAGGAGTCGGAACTGGACGTGAGCCCCGGCGAGTACGAGGACGGCCTTCAGCCGACTGCCCAGCAGTGGTACCAGAGCGGCATCAAGGACGCCGACATGAAGATGGGCCAGCCGTAG
- a CDS encoding xanthine dehydrogenase family protein molybdopterin-binding subunit gives MSNDAATAANATSTRITTPPFEGPDTEPPALGIGASLPPADTRAKTEGTFPYAADLWAEGLLWAAVLRSPHPHARILSIDTSGAVGMPGVRAVVTHEDVPGEGAYGRRVVDRPVFASDLVRHHGEPIAAVAADHPDTARLAAAAIAVEYEVLEPVTDPEKAFEAEPLHPDGNLIRHIPLRYGDPDITGEVIVDGLYRIGRQDPAPIGAEAGLAVPRPDGGVEIYTASTDPHADRDLAAACFGLEPDRVKIVVTGVPGATGDREDPGFQLPLGLLALRTGCPVKLAATREESFLGHAHRHPTLLRYRHHADAEGRLVKVEAQILLDAGAYADASSESLAAAVAFACGPYVVPHAFIEGWAVRTNNPPSGHVRGEGAMQVCAAYEGQMDKLAAKLGIDPAELRLRNVLSTGDILPTGQTVTCPAPVSELLQSVRDFPLPTLPKDAPEDDWLLPGGPEGAGEPGAVRRGVGYALGMVHMLGAEGADEVSTATVRVHDGIATVICAAVETGQGFSTLARQVVQETLGIEEVHVASVDTDQPPAGPATHGRHTWVSAGAVERAAKMVRTQLLQPLAHKFGMSTELLQIAGGKITSYDGVLSTTVTEAMDGKELWATAQCRPHPTEPLDDSGQGDAFVGLAFCAVRAVVDVDIELGSVRVVEMAVAQDVGRVLNPSQLATRIEAGITQGIGAALTENLRSARGVIRHPDLTGYALPTALDAPDIRIVKLIEERDVVAPFGAKPASAIPVVTSPAAVAAAVRAATGRPINRLPIRPQAAVAAPKS, from the coding sequence GTGAGCAACGACGCAGCCACCGCTGCCAACGCGACCAGTACACGGATCACCACCCCGCCGTTCGAGGGCCCCGACACCGAACCGCCCGCACTCGGCATCGGCGCCTCCCTCCCGCCCGCCGACACGCGTGCCAAGACCGAGGGCACCTTCCCGTACGCCGCCGACCTCTGGGCCGAGGGCCTGCTGTGGGCGGCCGTCCTGCGCTCCCCGCACCCGCATGCCCGCATCCTGTCGATCGACACCTCCGGTGCTGTCGGGATGCCGGGGGTACGGGCCGTCGTCACGCACGAGGACGTCCCCGGGGAGGGTGCGTACGGGCGCAGGGTCGTCGACCGCCCGGTCTTCGCCTCCGACCTGGTGCGCCACCACGGCGAGCCGATCGCCGCGGTCGCCGCCGACCACCCGGACACGGCCCGGCTCGCCGCCGCGGCGATCGCAGTCGAGTACGAGGTGCTCGAACCGGTCACCGACCCGGAGAAGGCATTCGAGGCCGAGCCCCTGCACCCGGACGGCAACCTGATCCGGCACATCCCGCTGCGCTACGGCGACCCGGACATCACCGGCGAGGTCATCGTCGACGGGCTGTACCGCATCGGCCGCCAGGACCCGGCCCCGATCGGCGCCGAGGCCGGGCTCGCCGTGCCCCGCCCCGACGGCGGCGTGGAGATCTACACCGCCTCCACCGACCCGCACGCCGACCGCGATCTCGCCGCCGCCTGCTTCGGCCTCGAACCGGACCGGGTGAAGATCGTCGTCACGGGAGTCCCCGGCGCGACCGGCGACCGGGAGGACCCCGGTTTCCAGCTCCCGCTCGGACTGCTCGCCCTGCGCACCGGCTGCCCGGTCAAACTGGCCGCCACCCGCGAGGAGTCCTTCCTCGGCCACGCCCACCGCCACCCGACGCTGCTGCGCTACCGCCACCACGCGGACGCCGAGGGCCGGCTGGTGAAGGTCGAGGCACAGATCCTGCTCGACGCGGGCGCGTACGCCGACGCCTCGTCCGAATCGCTGGCTGCGGCGGTCGCGTTCGCCTGCGGTCCGTACGTCGTACCGCACGCCTTCATCGAGGGCTGGGCGGTCCGTACGAACAACCCGCCGTCCGGCCATGTGCGTGGCGAGGGCGCGATGCAGGTCTGCGCGGCGTACGAGGGCCAGATGGACAAGCTGGCCGCCAAGCTGGGCATCGACCCGGCGGAGCTGCGCCTGCGCAACGTCCTGTCCACCGGCGACATCCTGCCCACGGGCCAGACGGTGACCTGCCCGGCACCGGTGTCCGAACTCCTGCAGTCCGTACGGGACTTCCCCCTCCCCACGCTTCCCAAGGACGCCCCGGAGGACGACTGGCTGCTCCCCGGCGGCCCGGAGGGCGCGGGCGAGCCGGGCGCGGTGCGCCGGGGCGTCGGCTATGCGCTGGGCATGGTCCACATGCTCGGGGCGGAGGGCGCCGACGAGGTCTCCACGGCCACTGTCAGGGTCCACGACGGCATCGCGACGGTCATCTGCGCCGCGGTCGAGACGGGCCAGGGCTTCTCGACGCTCGCCCGTCAGGTGGTCCAGGAAACCCTGGGCATCGAAGAGGTCCACGTGGCGTCCGTCGACACCGACCAGCCCCCTGCGGGCCCGGCGACGCACGGCCGCCACACCTGGGTCTCGGCGGGAGCGGTGGAACGCGCCGCCAAGATGGTCCGTACGCAGCTTCTCCAGCCCCTGGCCCACAAGTTCGGCATGTCCACGGAGCTGCTGCAGATCGCGGGCGGCAAGATCACCTCGTACGACGGGGTGCTGTCCACGACGGTCACGGAGGCGATGGACGGCAAGGAACTCTGGGCCACCGCCCAGTGCCGGCCCCACCCGACCGAGCCCCTGGACGACTCCGGCCAGGGCGACGCCTTCGTCGGCCTCGCCTTCTGCGCGGTCCGCGCGGTGGTGGACGTCGACATCGAACTCGGCTCCGTACGGGTCGTGGAGATGGCGGTCGCCCAGGATGTCGGCCGCGTCCTCAACCCGTCCCAGCTGGCGACCCGTATCGAGGCGGGCATCACCCAGGGCATCGGCGCCGCCCTCACCGAAAACCTCCGCAGCGCCCGCGGCGTGATCCGCCACCCCGACCTCACCGGCTACGCCCTGCCAACAGCCCTGGACGCACCGGACATTCGCATCGTCAAACTCATCGAGGAACGCGACGTGGTCGCCCCCTTCGGCGCCAAGCCCGCCTCGGCGATCCCCGTGGTGACGTCCCCCGCAGCAGTGGCAGCAGCCGTACGAGCCGCCACCGGCCGCCCGATAAACCGCCTCCCCATCAGACCCCAGGCGGCAGTGGCAGCCCCCAAGTCCTGA
- the mycP gene encoding type VII secretion-associated serine protease mycosin — protein sequence MYTSSSRARVSRFGTVASAALGLLLVGAVPASADSVRSRQWHLDTMKAEQMWESSTGKNVTVAVIDTGVDATNPDLLGQVLKGLDLAPGSPGDERVDYDSHGTAMAGLIAGTGKSGGGDGAFGLAPGAKILPIRLRDDTGRVNGATGSVNFSEDVSAGIHFAVDNGAKVINISQGDEIGSREISDAVKYAIEKGSLIFAAVGNAGDKGNGLEYPAATPGVVGVGALGRNAKKTEESQHGAQVDLSAPGIDMVHPCTGGTQLCKTSGTSDATAIASASAALIWSKHPDWTNNQVLRVMLNTAGGPTSGAKRNDYVGYGAVRPRIALKTPGDPGPADVYPLPDLAAAETPSPSAKPSKATGGSEDADKPAAAAPAYDDDSSNTGLWIGLGIGAVALIGVVAAALAIRSRRRKATAAAPPAYPHQPPYPYPYQQPQPQQQPTHPAYAPPPHGDGSRN from the coding sequence ATGTATACCAGTAGTAGCCGCGCGAGAGTTTCTCGCTTCGGAACTGTGGCGTCCGCCGCTTTGGGGCTGCTACTGGTTGGAGCGGTCCCTGCATCTGCAGATTCTGTGCGTTCAAGGCAGTGGCACCTGGACACCATGAAGGCTGAGCAGATGTGGGAGTCAAGTACCGGGAAAAATGTGACGGTTGCAGTCATCGACACCGGTGTGGATGCCACAAATCCTGACCTTCTTGGACAGGTGCTCAAGGGGCTGGATCTGGCGCCTGGATCGCCCGGTGACGAACGGGTCGACTATGACTCCCACGGAACGGCCATGGCTGGCCTGATCGCAGGAACGGGAAAGTCGGGCGGAGGTGATGGTGCATTCGGGCTCGCTCCGGGAGCAAAAATCCTGCCAATTCGTCTAAGGGACGACACTGGAAGGGTAAATGGCGCCACGGGGAGTGTGAATTTTAGCGAGGATGTGTCTGCAGGTATCCATTTCGCAGTGGACAATGGTGCCAAGGTTATCAATATCTCGCAAGGTGACGAAATTGGCTCACGGGAGATTTCGGATGCAGTGAAATATGCGATCGAAAAAGGGTCGCTCATTTTTGCTGCAGTGGGAAATGCTGGGGATAAGGGGAATGGGCTGGAGTATCCAGCAGCAACTCCCGGTGTTGTCGGCGTCGGGGCGCTTGGCAGGAACGCCAAGAAGACCGAAGAATCTCAGCATGGTGCGCAAGTGGACCTCTCGGCTCCCGGAATCGACATGGTCCACCCCTGCACAGGTGGAACCCAGTTGTGCAAGACGAGCGGAACCAGCGATGCCACCGCCATCGCTTCCGCCTCCGCCGCCCTCATCTGGTCCAAGCATCCCGACTGGACCAACAACCAGGTCCTCCGCGTCATGTTGAACACGGCAGGCGGACCGACCAGCGGTGCGAAGCGCAACGACTACGTCGGGTACGGCGCGGTCCGCCCCCGCATCGCCCTGAAGACCCCGGGCGACCCCGGCCCGGCCGACGTGTACCCGCTCCCCGATCTGGCGGCGGCCGAGACCCCCAGCCCCTCGGCCAAGCCCTCCAAGGCGACCGGAGGCTCGGAGGACGCCGACAAGCCCGCTGCCGCAGCACCGGCGTACGACGACGACAGCAGCAACACAGGTCTGTGGATCGGCCTGGGTATCGGCGCAGTCGCACTCATCGGCGTAGTGGCCGCAGCCCTGGCCATCCGCTCCCGCCGCCGCAAGGCCACCGCAGCAGCCCCGCCCGCGTACCCGCACCAACCTCCGTACCCGTACCCCTACCAGCAACCCCAGCCGCAGCAGCAGCCCACGCACCCCGCCTACGCGCCCCCTCCGCACGGCGATGGGTCGCGCAACTGA
- a CDS encoding FAD binding domain-containing protein — protein sequence MTTHAPQATQSVTLPASLDEAVAALGAMPAAVPVAGGTDLMSAVNKGLLRPSGLVGLGRISELRGWHYQDGHALLGAGLTHARMGRPDFAALIPALAASARAAGPPQIRNAGTLGGNIATAAPTGDALPVLAALEAELVIAGPGGARREIPVSHLLAGRDMLEPAELIGFVRVPLLHAPQVFLKATGRTGPGRATASVAIVLDPARRGVRCAVGAIAPMPLRPLEAERWIASLIDWDGERGLAPDALAAFGEYVAAACIPDQAPPADGGEAPPLSPAVLHLRRTVAALARRALGRALS from the coding sequence TTGACCACGCACGCACCGCAGGCGACGCAGTCCGTGACGCTGCCGGCCTCGCTCGACGAGGCCGTGGCGGCGCTCGGAGCCATGCCTGCCGCCGTTCCCGTGGCAGGCGGTACAGACCTGATGTCGGCCGTCAACAAGGGGCTGCTGCGCCCCTCGGGGCTGGTCGGACTCGGCCGGATCAGCGAGCTCCGCGGCTGGCACTACCAGGACGGCCACGCCCTGCTCGGCGCCGGACTCACCCACGCGCGCATGGGGCGGCCGGACTTCGCCGCCCTCATCCCCGCCCTGGCCGCCTCGGCGCGTGCCGCGGGCCCGCCCCAGATCCGTAACGCCGGAACGCTCGGCGGCAACATCGCCACCGCTGCCCCGACCGGTGACGCCCTGCCGGTGCTCGCGGCCCTGGAGGCCGAGCTGGTCATCGCGGGCCCGGGCGGCGCCCGCCGCGAGATCCCGGTCTCGCACCTGCTGGCCGGCCGCGACATGCTCGAACCCGCCGAACTGATCGGCTTCGTCCGGGTACCGCTGCTGCACGCCCCGCAGGTCTTCCTGAAGGCCACCGGCCGCACCGGCCCCGGCCGCGCCACCGCATCCGTCGCGATCGTCCTCGACCCGGCCCGGCGCGGGGTGCGCTGCGCGGTCGGCGCCATCGCGCCGATGCCGCTGCGGCCGCTGGAGGCCGAGCGCTGGATCGCCTCGCTGATCGACTGGGACGGCGAACGGGGCCTGGCACCCGACGCGCTGGCCGCCTTCGGCGAGTACGTCGCCGCGGCCTGCATCCCGGACCAGGCACCGCCCGCCGACGGGGGAGAGGCGCCACCGCTGTCCCCCGCCGTACTGCATCTGCGGCGGACCGTCGCCGCGCTGGCCCGACGCGCGCTGGGGAGGGCACTGTCGTGA
- a CDS encoding beta-N-acetylhexosaminidase — protein sequence MDTDADAAMGASVDADMGLIPAPVRVGHQGRRGFLLDRATAISAQDGTENTERWLRSTLGAAFGLPLAPGSEGGDNTIRLSIDLALEPEGYRLSTGTGGSVEITGGSPAGVFWGAQTLRQLLGPEAFRRAPVNPGARPAIPVTDIEDGPRFPWRGMMLDVARHFLPKDDVLRYLDLLAAHKLNVFHFHLTDDQGWRIEIKRHPRLTEVGSWRSRTKHGHRASELWDETPHGGYYTQDDIREIVAYAAERHIRVVPEIDIPGHSQAAIAAYPELGNTDVIDTTTLSVWDTWGINPNVLAPTDNTLRFFEGVLEEVLDLFPAATSPFIHIGGDECRKDQWKESPAAQSRIDEFGLANEDELQSWVIKHFDAWLTARGRRLIGWDEILEGGLPAGAAVSSWRGYGGGIAAAEAGHDVVMCPEQHVYLDHRQDGGADEPMPIGFIRTLEDVYRFEPVPAGLSEEAARHILGAQANVWTEVMQNRARVDYQVFPRLAAFAEVAWSPLPASADRDFAGFERRMTPHYARLDALGVDYRPPNGPLPRQQRPGVLGRPLEGPPPNV from the coding sequence ATGGACACGGACGCGGACGCGGCCATGGGTGCGTCCGTGGACGCGGACATGGGCCTGATCCCGGCGCCCGTACGCGTCGGCCACCAGGGACGCCGCGGCTTCCTGCTGGACCGGGCCACGGCCATCTCCGCGCAGGACGGCACCGAGAACACCGAACGCTGGCTGCGCTCCACGCTCGGAGCCGCCTTCGGCCTGCCGCTGGCGCCGGGCAGCGAGGGCGGGGACAACACCATCCGGCTGAGCATCGACCTCGCACTGGAGCCCGAGGGCTACCGGCTGTCCACCGGGACCGGCGGGAGCGTCGAGATCACCGGCGGCAGCCCCGCCGGGGTCTTCTGGGGCGCCCAGACCCTCCGTCAGCTCCTGGGCCCCGAAGCCTTCCGCCGCGCACCCGTCAACCCCGGCGCGCGGCCCGCCATCCCCGTCACGGACATCGAGGACGGCCCCCGCTTCCCCTGGCGCGGCATGATGCTCGACGTGGCGCGGCACTTCCTGCCCAAGGACGACGTCCTGCGCTATCTCGACCTCCTCGCCGCGCACAAGCTGAACGTCTTCCACTTCCACCTCACCGACGACCAGGGCTGGCGCATCGAGATCAAGCGCCACCCGCGGCTGACCGAGGTCGGCTCCTGGCGGTCCCGCACCAAGCACGGCCACCGGGCCTCCGAGCTGTGGGACGAGACCCCGCACGGCGGCTACTACACGCAGGACGACATCCGCGAGATCGTGGCGTACGCCGCCGAGCGGCATATCCGGGTCGTCCCCGAGATCGACATCCCGGGCCACTCGCAGGCCGCCATCGCCGCGTACCCCGAGCTGGGCAACACCGACGTCATCGACACCACCACCCTCTCCGTCTGGGACACCTGGGGCATCAACCCGAACGTACTCGCCCCCACTGACAACACCCTGCGCTTCTTCGAGGGCGTGCTCGAAGAGGTCCTCGACCTCTTCCCCGCGGCCACCTCGCCGTTCATCCACATCGGCGGCGACGAGTGCCGCAAGGACCAGTGGAAGGAGTCCCCGGCTGCCCAGTCCCGGATCGACGAATTCGGCCTGGCCAACGAGGACGAGCTGCAGTCCTGGGTCATCAAGCACTTCGACGCCTGGCTCACCGCACGCGGACGCCGGCTCATCGGCTGGGACGAGATCCTCGAAGGCGGCCTCCCGGCGGGCGCCGCGGTGTCGTCCTGGCGGGGTTACGGGGGAGGTATCGCCGCCGCCGAGGCAGGGCACGACGTGGTGATGTGCCCGGAGCAGCACGTGTACCTGGACCACCGTCAGGACGGCGGCGCCGACGAGCCGATGCCCATCGGCTTCATCCGTACCCTGGAGGACGTCTACCGCTTCGAGCCCGTACCGGCGGGCCTCTCCGAGGAGGCGGCCCGTCACATCCTCGGCGCCCAGGCCAATGTCTGGACCGAGGTCATGCAGAACCGGGCCCGCGTCGACTACCAGGTCTTCCCGCGCCTTGCGGCGTTCGCGGAGGTCGCCTGGTCGCCCCTGCCCGCCTCCGCCGACCGGGACTTCGCCGGCTTCGAGCGCCGAATGACCCCGCACTACGCCCGACTTGACGCTCTCGGCGTCGACTACCGGCCGCCGAACGGCCCGTTGCCCCGGCAGCAGCGCCCCGGCGTCCTCGGGCGCCCTCTTGAGGGGCCGCCCCCGAACGTGTGA